Part of the Burkholderia humptydooensis genome, CAGCGCGTCGCGCGAGCGGTTGCGCAGCTCGTGGACGGTATCCTCGTCGAATGCCTCGATTTCGAGCATTTCGTTGAGCGGCACGTAGGCGATCTCTTCGAGGCTCGTGAAGCCTTCGTCGACGAGGATGTCCGCGACTTCCTCGTCGACGTCGAGGCGCGCCATGAACAGGCCGCGCAGCGCGTCGCGCTCTTCATTCTGCTTCTGGGCGGATTCGTCCGGCGTCATGATGTTGATCTGCCAGCCGGTCAGTTCGCTGGCAAGACGCACGTTCTGGCCGCTGCGGCCGATCGCGACAGCCAGTTCGTTCTCGTCGACGACGACGTCCATCGAATGCTTTTCTTCATCGACGACGATCGACTGGACGGCCGCCGGCGCGAGCGCGCCGATCACGAACTGGGCAGGATCCTCCGACCATAGCACGATGTCGATGTTTTCGCCACCGAGCTCGTTGCGCACGGCCTGCACGCGCGAGCCGCGGATGCCGACGCACGTGCCGATCGGATCGATCCGCTTGTCGTACGCGACGACGCCGATCTTCGCGCGCACGCCCGGATCGCGGGCCGCCGCCTTGATCTCCAGAAGCCCCTGCTCGATTTCCGGCACTTCCATCTCGAAGAGCTTCATCAGGAATTCGGGCGCGGTGCGCGACAGCTCGATCTGCGGGCCGCGGGCGGTGCGGTCGACCTTCGCGATGTACGCGCGCACGCGGTCACCCACGCGCAGGTTTTCCTTCGGAATGAGCTGGTCGCGGCGCAACAGCGCCTCGACGCGGCCCGACTCGACGATGAAGTTGCCCTTGTCGAGGCGCTTCACCGTGCCCGTCATGATCTTCTCGCCGCGCTCGAGGTAGTCGTTCAGGATCTGCTCGCGCTCCGCGTCGCGCACCTTCTGCAGGATCACCTGCTTCGCGGCCTGCGCGCCGATCCGGCCGAACTCGATCGACGGCACCGGCTCCTCGATGTAGTCGCCCACCTCGACTTCGGGCTTCTGCTCGCGCGCCTCGAACAGCAGGATCTCGCGATCCGGCTCCTGCAGGCCCGCCTCGTCTGGCACGACGAGCCAGCGACGGAACGTCTCGTGTTCACCGCTCTCGCGATCGATATGCACGCGGATCTCGGCGCCTTCGTCGAACAGTTTCTTGGAAGCCGACGCGAGGGCCGCTTCGAGCGCGCCCAGCACGACGTCCTTGTCGACGTTCTTCTCGCGCGCCAGCGCATCCACCAACATCAACACTTCGCGACTCATTGTTTGCGGCTCCTAAAGTCAACGTGCGGAATCAGGCGGGCTTTGTCGATGTCCGCCAGCGTGAAATCCAGCATG contains:
- the nusA gene encoding transcription termination factor NusA encodes the protein MSREVLMLVDALAREKNVDKDVVLGALEAALASASKKLFDEGAEIRVHIDRESGEHETFRRWLVVPDEAGLQEPDREILLFEAREQKPEVEVGDYIEEPVPSIEFGRIGAQAAKQVILQKVRDAEREQILNDYLERGEKIMTGTVKRLDKGNFIVESGRVEALLRRDQLIPKENLRVGDRVRAYIAKVDRTARGPQIELSRTAPEFLMKLFEMEVPEIEQGLLEIKAAARDPGVRAKIGVVAYDKRIDPIGTCVGIRGSRVQAVRNELGGENIDIVLWSEDPAQFVIGALAPAAVQSIVVDEEKHSMDVVVDENELAVAIGRSGQNVRLASELTGWQINIMTPDESAQKQNEERDALRGLFMARLDVDEEVADILVDEGFTSLEEIAYVPLNEMLEIEAFDEDTVHELRNRSRDALLTMAIANEEKVETAALDLKSLDGVTAELLTKLAEQGVQTRDDLAELAVDELVDMTGMEEEAAKALIMKAREHWFQ